Proteins encoded together in one Penaeus vannamei isolate JL-2024 chromosome 9, ASM4276789v1, whole genome shotgun sequence window:
- the LOC113817154 gene encoding octapeptide-repeat protein T2-like, which yields MTAKVPQRQSTRERERQERRVRGQREGQKRVRGQCENQKRVRGQSEGQERVRGQCENQERMRGQCEGQERVRGQSESQERVRGQSEGQERMRGQSEGQERMRGQSEDQERMRGQSEGQERVRGQSEGQDRVRGQSEGQERMRGQCEGQERVRGQCESQERVRGQCENQERARGQCEGQEKMRGQSEGQERVRGQSEGQERMRGQSEGQERMRGQSEGQERMRGQCEGQERVRGQCEGQERVRGQSEGQEREKGSESNQPERRRGGPHEPRGLEEATQTFPGCAGHMLMLTWTAAGTNYDVIYKWLRLLPIREERRDTPVCKSSEAIRRVTNVFRIR from the coding sequence ATGACAGCCAAGGTCCCACAGCGGCAATCGACTAGGGaacgagagaggcaagagagaagggtgagaggtcAGAGGGAGGGCcagaagagggtgagaggtcaATGTGAGAACcagaagagggtgagaggtcagagtgagggccaggagagggtgagaggtcaATGTGAGAAccaggagaggatgaggggtcagtgtgagggccaggagagggtgagaggtcaGAGTGAGAgccaggagagggtgagaggtcaGAGTGAGGgccaggagaggatgagaggtcaGAGTGAGGgccaggagaggatgagaggtcaGAGTGAGGAccaggagaggatgagaggtcagagtgagggccaggagagggtgagaggtcaGAGTGAGGGCCAGGATAGGGTGAGAGGTCAGAGTGAGGgccaggagaggatgagaggtcagtgtgagggccaggagagggtgagaggtcaATGTGAGAgccaggagagggtgagaggtcaATGTGAGAAccaggagagggcgagaggtcaGTGTGAGGGCCAGGAGAAGATGAGAGGTCAGAGTGAGGgccaggagagggtgagaggtcaGAGTGAGGgccaggagaggatgagaggtcaGAGTGAGGgccaggagaggatgagaggtcaGAGTGAGGgccaggagaggatgagaggtcagtgtgagggccaggagagggtgagaggtcagtgtgagggccaggagagggtgagaggtcaGAGTGAGGgccaggaaagggagaagggaagcgagagCAACCAACCAGAGAGGCGTCGAGGTGGACCCCACGAGCCGCGAGGGTTGGAAGAAGCCACCCAGACCTTCCCAGGGTGTGCAGGCCATATGCTAATGCTGACCTGGACCGCCGCAGGTACAAATTACGACGTGATTTACAAGTGGTTGAGGCTCCTGCCGATACGAGAGGAACGGCGAGACACACCTGTATGCAAATCCTCAGAGGCGATTCGGAGAGTGACGAATGTGTTCCGAATCCGTTGA